One window of Burkholderiales bacterium genomic DNA carries:
- the cofE gene encoding coenzyme F420-0:L-glutamate ligase, whose amino-acid sequence MKRNLSLFGLDAIPEIERGAPLARLLLDAIVRAELRLETGDVLVVAQKIVSKAEGRTVSLSSVTPSTQALELAATTHKDPRLVELMLRESREVLRAKPNVMIVEHKLGFVMASAGIDQSNVPGAEDRALLLPEDPDASAQRLRTELIESAGVDCGVVINDSFGRAWRNGVAGIAIGVAGIPALVDMRGQPDREGRAMQVTQIAVADEIAAAASLVMGQAREGVPAVLVRGFPYAKREGSVRELIRPRAEDLFR is encoded by the coding sequence GTGAAACGTAACCTGTCGCTCTTCGGCCTGGACGCTATTCCGGAAATCGAACGCGGCGCGCCGCTCGCGCGGCTGCTCCTCGACGCGATCGTGCGAGCGGAGCTGCGGCTCGAAACCGGCGACGTGCTGGTCGTCGCGCAGAAGATCGTCTCCAAGGCCGAAGGCCGCACCGTGAGCCTGTCTTCGGTCACGCCGTCGACGCAGGCGCTGGAGCTCGCGGCGACCACTCACAAGGACCCGCGCCTGGTCGAGCTCATGCTGCGCGAATCGCGCGAGGTGCTGCGCGCCAAGCCCAACGTGATGATCGTCGAGCACAAGCTCGGCTTCGTGATGGCGAGCGCGGGCATCGATCAGTCGAACGTGCCCGGCGCCGAAGATCGCGCGCTGCTGCTGCCCGAAGACCCCGATGCCTCCGCGCAGCGCCTGCGCACCGAGCTTATAGAGAGCGCCGGCGTCGATTGCGGCGTGGTCATCAACGACAGCTTCGGCCGCGCGTGGCGCAACGGTGTCGCGGGAATCGCGATCGGCGTCGCCGGCATACCTGCGCTCGTCGATATGCGCGGGCAGCCCGACCGAGAAGGCCGCGCGATGCAGGTGACGCAGATCGCGGTCGCCGACGAGATCGCGGCCGCCGCTTCGCTCGTGATGGGGCAGGCGCGCGAAGGCGTGCCCGCGGTGCTCGTGCGCGGCTTTCCGTACGCGAAGCGCGAAGGCAGCGTGCGCGAGCTGATCCGTCCGCGCGCCGAGGACCTGTTCCGATGA
- the npdG gene encoding NADPH-dependent F420 reductase yields the protein MSGKATIAVLGGTGAEGSGLAFRWALAGHEVIVGSRSAEKASAAAAELNTLLAGKGGVRGATNTDAARAAQIVVLTVPYAAQRATAIEVRAELEGKILVDVTVPLAPPVDRVQLPNGESAVLALQRELGPDVQVVSAFQNVSATHLKDPAHEIDCDVLVCGDDRDARERVVVLAQDAGLRAVHAGALANSAAVEAMTSVLIAINKHYKVRASGIRVTGVPAEKLARS from the coding sequence ATGAGCGGGAAAGCGACGATCGCGGTGCTCGGCGGCACCGGCGCCGAAGGCAGCGGTCTCGCGTTTCGGTGGGCTCTCGCCGGGCACGAGGTCATCGTCGGCTCGCGCAGCGCGGAGAAAGCGTCAGCCGCTGCAGCGGAGCTCAACACGCTGCTGGCGGGCAAAGGCGGGGTGCGCGGTGCGACGAATACAGACGCTGCGCGTGCGGCGCAAATCGTCGTGCTTACAGTACCGTATGCCGCTCAGCGGGCAACGGCCATCGAAGTCCGCGCCGAGCTCGAAGGCAAGATCCTCGTCGACGTCACGGTGCCGCTCGCGCCGCCGGTCGACCGCGTGCAGCTCCCGAACGGCGAATCGGCGGTGCTCGCGCTCCAGCGCGAGCTCGGCCCAGACGTCCAAGTCGTCTCCGCTTTCCAGAACGTCTCCGCGACCCATCTCAAGGACCCGGCGCATGAGATCGACTGCGACGTGCTCGTCTGCGGGGACGATCGCGACGCACGCGAGCGCGTGGTGGTGCTGGCGCAGGACGCGGGCCTGCGCGCGGTGCACGCGGGGGCGCTGGCGAACTCCGCCGCGGTCGAAGCGATGACCTCGGTCCTGATCGCGATCAACAAGCACTACAAGGTGCGGGCGTCGGGGATCCGCGTGACGGGCGTGCCGGCGGAGAAGCTGGCGCGTTCGTGA
- the cofH gene encoding 5-amino-6-(D-ribitylamino)uracil--L-tyrosine 4-hydroxyphenyl transferase CofH — MSCLPSPELLSLAVAELTPEAARLRDSAHGDVVSYSRKVFIPLTKLCRDVCSYCTFAERPRAGRGAYLTPDEVLAIARAGRDAGCTEALFTLGDKPELRYKAARDALKALGAESTIDYLARMCELVLKETGLLPHANPGVLDREDLVRLREVSASQGLMLESASERLCERGGPHFGSPDKHPRARLETIALAGELAIPYTTGILIGIGETRAERIESLLAIRDLHQRYGHIQEVIVQNFRAKPDTRMADAAHAPHEELLWTIAAARLVLGADMNIQAPPNLSADACGDLIDAGINDWGGVSPVTPDHVNPEAPWPELARLRAVTQAKGKVLVERLPSYPTYVHDAARWHATRIATAVVRAGDSEGYARMDAWSPGLSGIAPVAPRRSPKPSIGRGLETIVASAREGRALDEDSIVRLFAARDDEFHYVCEHADALRREAVGDIVRYVVNRNINYTNICAYRCTFCAFSKGRRAHSLRGDPYDLPLEEIERRVAEAWQRGATEVCMQGGIHPHYDGRTYLSILAAVKRAAPAIHVHAFTPLEVTHGASTLGMSIRDFLGELIGAGLNTLPGTAAEILDDEVRARICPDKVNTAEWLGVMETAHALGLRSTATIMFGHVETPRHWARHLIRVRELQSRTGGFTEFIPLPFVHMSSPVYLKGEARKGPTFREAVLMHAVARLALHPAISNVQVSWVKMGEEGVRACLAAGANDLGGTLMNESISRAAGTEHGQEATPERMEGMIRAAGRQPEQRTTLYGTPAATQAQRSYGAAALEPVRFTVGA, encoded by the coding sequence ATGTCCTGCCTGCCTTCGCCTGAGCTCCTGAGCCTGGCGGTCGCCGAGCTGACGCCGGAAGCGGCGCGCCTGCGCGATTCCGCGCACGGCGACGTCGTGAGCTATTCGCGCAAGGTCTTCATCCCGCTGACCAAGCTCTGCCGCGACGTGTGCAGCTACTGCACGTTCGCCGAGCGTCCGCGCGCGGGCCGCGGCGCGTATCTCACGCCGGACGAAGTGCTCGCGATCGCGCGCGCGGGCCGTGACGCAGGCTGCACCGAAGCGCTTTTCACGCTGGGCGACAAGCCCGAGCTGCGTTACAAGGCTGCGCGCGACGCGCTGAAGGCGCTGGGCGCGGAGAGCACGATCGACTATCTCGCGCGCATGTGTGAGCTCGTGCTGAAAGAGACGGGCCTGCTGCCGCACGCCAATCCGGGTGTGCTCGACCGTGAAGACCTCGTGCGCTTGCGCGAAGTCAGCGCATCGCAGGGGTTAATGCTCGAGAGCGCGTCCGAGCGCTTGTGCGAGCGCGGCGGTCCGCACTTCGGCTCGCCGGACAAGCATCCGCGTGCGCGCCTTGAAACGATCGCTCTGGCCGGCGAGCTCGCGATTCCTTACACGACGGGCATCCTCATCGGCATCGGCGAGACGCGCGCGGAGCGCATCGAGTCGTTGCTCGCCATTCGCGACCTGCACCAGCGTTACGGCCATATCCAGGAAGTCATCGTCCAGAACTTCCGCGCCAAGCCGGACACGCGCATGGCGGACGCCGCGCACGCGCCGCACGAAGAGCTGCTGTGGACGATCGCGGCGGCGCGCCTCGTCCTCGGCGCGGATATGAACATACAGGCGCCGCCGAATCTCTCGGCCGACGCATGCGGCGACCTCATCGACGCCGGCATCAACGACTGGGGCGGCGTGTCGCCGGTGACGCCGGACCACGTGAATCCCGAAGCGCCGTGGCCCGAGCTGGCACGGCTGCGTGCGGTGACGCAGGCCAAAGGCAAAGTGCTCGTCGAGCGCCTGCCGAGCTATCCGACGTACGTGCACGACGCCGCGCGCTGGCACGCGACCAGAATCGCCACCGCGGTGGTGCGTGCGGGCGATTCCGAAGGTTACGCGCGCATGGACGCATGGTCGCCGGGACTCTCCGGCATCGCGCCGGTCGCGCCGCGTCGAAGCCCGAAGCCTTCCATAGGACGCGGGCTCGAAACGATCGTGGCGAGCGCGCGCGAAGGCCGCGCGCTCGATGAAGACTCGATCGTCCGTCTCTTTGCGGCGCGCGACGACGAATTCCATTACGTCTGCGAGCATGCCGACGCGCTGCGCCGCGAGGCGGTGGGTGACATCGTGCGTTACGTCGTCAACCGCAACATCAACTACACCAACATCTGCGCTTACAGGTGCACTTTCTGCGCGTTCTCCAAAGGCCGGCGCGCGCATTCGCTGCGCGGCGATCCGTACGACCTGCCGCTGGAAGAGATCGAGCGTCGCGTGGCCGAAGCGTGGCAGCGCGGCGCGACCGAAGTGTGCATGCAGGGCGGCATCCATCCGCATTACGACGGCCGCACGTACCTCTCGATACTCGCAGCGGTGAAGCGCGCGGCGCCCGCCATCCACGTGCACGCGTTCACGCCGCTCGAAGTGACTCATGGGGCGTCGACGCTCGGCATGAGCATCCGCGATTTCCTCGGGGAATTAATCGGGGCGGGCCTCAACACGCTGCCCGGCACCGCCGCGGAGATCCTCGACGACGAAGTGCGCGCGCGGATCTGCCCCGACAAGGTGAACACCGCCGAGTGGCTCGGCGTGATGGAGACCGCGCACGCGCTCGGCCTGCGATCGACCGCGACGATCATGTTCGGCCACGTCGAGACGCCGCGGCACTGGGCGCGGCACCTGATACGCGTGCGCGAGCTGCAAAGCCGCACCGGCGGCTTCACCGAGTTCATCCCGTTGCCGTTCGTGCACATGTCGTCGCCGGTCTATCTCAAGGGCGAAGCGCGTAAAGGGCCGACGTTCCGCGAAGCGGTGCTGATGCACGCGGTCGCGCGTCTCGCGCTGCATCCGGCGATATCGAACGTGCAGGTGTCGTGGGTGAAGATGGGCGAGGAGGGCGTGCGCGCGTGTCTCGCGGCCGGTGCGAACGATCTCGGCGGCACGCTGATGAACGAGAGCATCTCGCGCGCGGCCGGCACCGAGCACGGCCAGGAAGCGACGCCCGAACGAATGGAAGGCATGATCCGCGCAGCCGGCCGGCAGCCGGAGCAGCGCACGACGCTCTATGGAACGCCGGCTGCCACTCAGGCGCAGCGTTCGTACGGCGCGGCCGCGCTCGAGCCGGTGCGCTTCACGGTGGGCGCATGA
- a CDS encoding LLM class flavin-dependent oxidoreductase, which translates to MRLGVLLPHRAVVIQSTRRPPLEECWTVARACDDAGMDIWVGDSIVAKPRVEPLTTLAYCAAITKRARLGTAILLPALRQPTVLAHALASLDQLSGGRLVLGLGAGWGLPEIVREWEACGRTHKRRGKDLEEHVATWRKLWSGKPVSYEGSDFRLTGHTIGPLPWTEAGPPVLITAGNRGEIIPAQIDRVGRLGDGVITTYCTDDDVRKLRESCNAAFEKHGRPRPGFPLCVYTTVRIEKDVAKAEEVTADFLKKYYGGGVNFRGLMGLGAPAAVIDTLKRYEAAGVTDLCIRFAGTDQLDQLEKFARDVLPAFA; encoded by the coding sequence ATGAGATTAGGTGTGCTGTTGCCGCATCGCGCGGTGGTGATCCAGTCGACGCGGCGGCCGCCGCTGGAGGAGTGCTGGACCGTCGCGCGCGCGTGCGACGACGCGGGCATGGACATCTGGGTCGGCGACAGCATCGTCGCCAAGCCGCGCGTCGAGCCGCTGACCACGCTCGCGTACTGCGCGGCGATCACCAAGCGCGCGCGGCTCGGCACCGCGATCCTGCTGCCGGCGCTGCGACAGCCGACGGTGCTCGCGCACGCGCTGGCGAGCCTCGACCAGCTCTCCGGCGGCCGTCTCGTGCTGGGGCTCGGCGCGGGCTGGGGACTGCCCGAGATCGTGCGCGAATGGGAAGCCTGCGGCCGCACCCACAAGCGGCGCGGCAAGGACCTCGAAGAGCACGTCGCGACGTGGCGCAAGCTGTGGAGCGGGAAGCCGGTGAGCTACGAAGGCAGCGATTTCAGATTGACCGGGCACACCATCGGCCCGCTGCCGTGGACCGAAGCCGGCCCGCCGGTCCTGATCACCGCGGGCAACCGCGGCGAGATCATCCCGGCGCAGATCGACCGCGTCGGCCGTCTCGGCGACGGCGTGATCACCACCTATTGCACCGACGACGACGTGAGGAAGCTGCGCGAGTCGTGTAACGCCGCGTTCGAAAAGCACGGCCGGCCGCGTCCCGGGTTTCCGCTGTGCGTATACACGACGGTGCGCATCGAAAAGGATGTGGCGAAAGCCGAGGAAGTCACCGCCGACTTCCTGAAGAAATACTACGGCGGCGGCGTCAACTTCCGCGGCCTGATGGGGCTCGGCGCCCCAGCCGCGGTGATCGACACGCTGAAGCGTTACGAAGCCGCCGGCGTCACCGATCTCTGCATCCGCTTCGCCGGCACCGATCAGCTCGACCAGCTCGAGAAGTTCGCGCGCGATGTCCTGCCTGCCTTCGCCTGA
- a CDS encoding sulfite exporter TauE/SafE family protein: protein MFDWWWAYLGVGAFVGFFSGLLGIGGGSATVPVLAFIFAAKGFPAGHVVHMALGTAVAAMLFSAASSVRSHHLRHSVNWRVVRFMVTGVLIGTLAGAFVAGALNARLLSIAFTAVIVYAATQMIRPHVPQPTGELPSATAMSAFGAVVGFISSLSATGGAAIVVPFLAKRRVPIHEGIGSAAAVGGVIAAAGAVGYAISGWGAPGLPPYSVGYVYLPGLFFVVTASVATAPLGAAVAHRLPGATLRKIFAVFLLALATGMVVKFV, encoded by the coding sequence ATGTTCGACTGGTGGTGGGCTTATCTCGGCGTCGGCGCGTTCGTCGGCTTTTTCAGCGGGCTGCTCGGCATCGGCGGCGGCTCGGCCACCGTCCCGGTGCTCGCGTTCATCTTCGCGGCCAAGGGTTTTCCGGCCGGTCACGTGGTTCATATGGCGCTCGGCACCGCGGTCGCCGCGATGCTCTTCAGCGCCGCGTCGAGCGTGCGCAGCCACCATCTGCGCCACTCGGTGAACTGGCGCGTGGTGCGCTTCATGGTGACCGGCGTGCTGATCGGCACTCTTGCGGGCGCGTTCGTCGCGGGAGCGCTCAATGCTCGGCTCCTGAGCATCGCGTTCACCGCGGTCATCGTCTACGCCGCGACCCAGATGATCAGGCCGCACGTGCCGCAGCCGACCGGCGAGCTACCTTCAGCCACCGCGATGTCTGCGTTCGGCGCAGTCGTGGGATTCATATCGAGCCTGTCCGCGACCGGGGGTGCGGCGATCGTCGTGCCGTTCCTGGCGAAGCGCCGCGTGCCGATCCACGAAGGCATCGGCTCGGCCGCGGCGGTCGGCGGGGTAATCGCGGCGGCCGGTGCGGTCGGTTACGCGATCAGCGGATGGGGCGCGCCGGGCTTGCCGCCGTACAGCGTGGGCTACGTGTACCTGCCCGGTCTGTTTTTCGTCGTGACCGCCAGCGTGGCGACCGCGCCGCTCGGCGCGGCGGTCGCGCACCGCCTGCCGGGGGCGACGCTGCGGAAGATCTTCGCGGTCTTCCTGCTCGCGCTGGCCACCGGGATGGTCGTGAAGTTCGTCTAG
- a CDS encoding TRAP transporter substrate-binding protein, which produces MRTTGGTRWLRLAAAFALVLPVSVPATHAAEQTKVLRFAHIYSQEFSVHKAAQLIADGVKKRTGGSVEIRILPSGQLGSERQIMEQMMVGTVDMGNCTANVCQSFEPSAGITALPYLVRDFDHAFRIEDGAVGKEIEKRLLSKTGARVIGYSTTGIRVVATASKPIATIADFKGLKIRVPESPVMISTFKSLGANPTPIPWGELYTALQTRVVDAGEAPPAALNDIKLFEIAKVMSLTNHMYTGQFMLISDKAWQRLNEKERAALLEAGREATAWQRAYTAKAQNEMIESLQKAGVKVQKVDTGPMQKAVMPVYQDYAKTIGGMQLIEAAGKL; this is translated from the coding sequence ATGAGAACGACGGGAGGAACTCGTTGGCTGCGGCTCGCGGCTGCTTTTGCGCTCGTGCTGCCGGTTTCGGTACCCGCGACGCACGCCGCGGAGCAGACGAAGGTGCTGCGCTTCGCGCACATCTACAGCCAGGAATTTTCGGTCCACAAGGCCGCGCAGCTGATTGCGGACGGCGTCAAGAAGCGCACGGGCGGATCGGTCGAGATCCGCATCCTGCCGAGCGGACAGCTCGGCAGCGAACGCCAGATCATGGAACAGATGATGGTCGGCACGGTCGACATGGGCAACTGCACCGCCAACGTGTGCCAGTCATTCGAGCCCTCCGCGGGGATCACCGCGCTGCCGTATCTCGTGCGCGACTTCGACCACGCGTTCAGGATCGAGGACGGCGCCGTCGGCAAGGAAATCGAGAAACGCCTGCTGTCGAAGACCGGCGCGCGAGTGATCGGTTACAGCACGACCGGCATTCGGGTGGTCGCGACGGCCAGCAAGCCGATCGCCACGATCGCGGATTTCAAAGGGCTCAAGATCCGGGTGCCGGAGTCGCCGGTGATGATCTCGACCTTCAAGTCGCTCGGCGCGAATCCGACGCCGATTCCCTGGGGTGAGCTCTATACCGCGCTCCAGACGCGCGTGGTCGACGCCGGCGAGGCGCCTCCCGCGGCGCTGAACGACATCAAGCTCTTCGAGATCGCGAAGGTGATGTCGCTCACGAATCACATGTACACCGGCCAGTTCATGCTGATCAGCGATAAGGCCTGGCAGCGGCTGAACGAGAAGGAGCGCGCGGCGCTCCTGGAGGCCGGCCGCGAGGCGACTGCATGGCAGCGCGCGTACACGGCCAAGGCGCAGAACGAGATGATCGAATCGCTGCAGAAGGCCGGCGTCAAGGTGCAGAAGGTCGACACCGGTCCGATGCAGAAGGCCGTCATGCCCGTTTATCAGGACTACGCCAAGACGATCGGCGGCATGCAGTTGATCGAAGCCGCCGGCAAGCTGTAG
- a CDS encoding TRAP transporter small permease — MPTAERLVRRVNLLVQYVVIAQFAVLVAVVAAAVFWRYVLNDSIVWAEELSRYLFVWISFLGGGLGVGTNIHVGVDSLVELLPARPKLVVQIAVELLIVVFTGVLIWVGWQFMMFGMRSDALLLPIKMGHVYMAVPAGGVVMLANVLLNLARHVRTLVERKPA; from the coding sequence ATGCCCACCGCAGAACGCCTCGTTCGACGCGTCAATCTCCTCGTGCAATACGTGGTGATCGCGCAATTCGCCGTGCTCGTGGCCGTCGTCGCGGCGGCGGTCTTCTGGCGCTACGTCCTGAACGACTCGATCGTGTGGGCCGAGGAGCTCTCGCGCTATCTCTTCGTCTGGATCTCGTTCCTGGGCGGAGGACTCGGCGTAGGCACCAACATCCACGTCGGCGTGGATTCGCTCGTCGAGCTCCTGCCGGCCCGGCCGAAGCTCGTCGTGCAGATCGCCGTGGAGCTCCTGATCGTCGTGTTCACGGGGGTCCTGATCTGGGTCGGGTGGCAGTTCATGATGTTCGGCATGAGATCGGACGCCTTGCTGCTTCCGATCAAGATGGGGCACGTGTACATGGCGGTGCCGGCGGGCGGCGTCGTCATGCTGGCCAACGTGCTGCTGAACCTCGCGCGGCACGTGCGGACGCTCGTCGAACGGAAACCCGCCTGA
- a CDS encoding TRAP transporter large permease produces MLLTIAVASFVVFLLVGMPVLFALAGSSILALTFASDLPLMLVAQRMVAQVDSFTLLAVPLFIFAGTIMELGGISSRLVAFANCLVGHYRGGLAMACVLSSMIISGVSGASAADASAIGAILIPAMIARGYGKPFAASIQAAAATMGPMIPPSNLAIIYAVIANVSIGKLFVGGIVPGVMIGISLIIMSHFYAIKYGFPVEKKATLKETWIAVREASWALMAPVIILGGIISGVFTATESGAIAIVYALIVSMFIYRELSFRQLGKALLDSALTTAMVMLVIAAAGVFSWLLANENVPQLTREFLLGVSDNPHVILFLILALMLLIGCVMEIVAAGIIMIPVLYPIANHFGFDSTYFAVLIMMTMAIGAVTPPVGVTLYVTLGIAQTSLSSVNRFIWPMVGALVLVLVICAIFPPLITYLPDLLFGADPPKLVPK; encoded by the coding sequence ATGCTGCTGACGATCGCCGTCGCCAGCTTCGTCGTCTTCCTGCTGGTTGGGATGCCGGTGCTGTTCGCGCTCGCGGGCTCGAGCATTCTCGCTCTCACGTTCGCGAGCGACCTCCCGCTCATGCTGGTCGCGCAGCGCATGGTGGCGCAGGTCGACAGCTTCACGCTGCTCGCCGTGCCGCTGTTCATCTTCGCCGGGACGATCATGGAGCTCGGCGGCATTTCCTCGCGGCTCGTCGCGTTCGCGAACTGTCTCGTAGGCCATTACCGCGGCGGCCTCGCGATGGCATGCGTGCTGAGCAGCATGATCATCTCGGGCGTGTCCGGCGCCTCGGCGGCGGACGCGTCGGCGATCGGCGCCATCCTGATCCCGGCGATGATCGCGCGCGGCTACGGCAAGCCGTTCGCGGCATCCATACAGGCGGCCGCCGCGACGATGGGCCCGATGATTCCGCCGAGCAACCTCGCGATCATCTATGCGGTCATCGCCAACGTTTCCATCGGAAAGCTCTTCGTCGGCGGAATCGTGCCGGGTGTGATGATCGGCATTTCGCTGATCATCATGTCGCACTTCTACGCGATCAAGTATGGCTTTCCGGTCGAGAAGAAAGCCACGCTGAAGGAAACCTGGATTGCCGTTCGCGAAGCCTCGTGGGCGCTCATGGCGCCCGTCATCATCCTCGGCGGCATCATCAGCGGCGTTTTCACGGCGACCGAGTCGGGTGCGATCGCGATCGTGTACGCGCTGATCGTCTCGATGTTCATCTACCGCGAGCTCTCGTTTCGTCAGCTCGGCAAGGCGCTGCTCGATTCGGCGCTCACGACCGCGATGGTGATGCTCGTCATCGCCGCGGCCGGCGTTTTCAGCTGGCTGCTCGCGAACGAGAACGTGCCGCAGCTCACGCGGGAGTTCCTGCTCGGCGTCAGCGACAACCCGCACGTGATCCTCTTCCTGATCCTCGCGCTCATGCTATTGATCGGTTGCGTGATGGAGATTGTCGCGGCGGGCATCATCATGATCCCGGTGCTGTACCCGATTGCGAACCACTTCGGCTTCGATTCGACCTATTTCGCCGTGCTCATCATGATGACGATGGCGATCGGTGCGGTGACGCCGCCGGTCGGCGTGACGCTCTACGTGACGCTGGGCATCGCACAGACCTCGCTCTCTTCGGTGAACCGCTTCATCTGGCCGATGGTCGGGGCGCTCGTGCTCGTCCTCGTCATCTGCGCGATCTTTCCGCCGCTCATCACCTATCTGCCCGATCTGCTGTTCGGGGCCGACCCGCCGAAGCTCGTTCCGAAATAA
- a CDS encoding amidase, which translates to MDLNRLTATEAARLIAARRISAEELVVACLARIEEREPVVRAWAFIDADRAVREARRLDRLKRPRGPLHGIPVGLKDIIDTRGMPTEYNSPIYRDHRPRRDAEVVSRLRAAGAVIFGKTKTSEFAYLEPANTRNPHNPRHTPGGSSSGSVAGVADFMMPLALGTQTGGSTIRPASYCGVFAFKPTYQRVPVTGIKALAPTFDTVGEIARSVEDLALLDSVLCARAEPRNTTRRGIRIGFCRTPFWTQTERSTRNVLAKTARALAAAGFDIQDVALPPEVELVSDGFYVVTGAEAAWALAREFRDHREQLSPVARRLIEHGGRLDADEVQRVRAATMHCALAVDRLFDGYDALLTPAAPGEAEKGNALGNNVFNRLWTAMHLPCLTIPAGTGPAGLPVGIQLVARRGADRTLLGLGQRVAALISERASAGRPRTADRADR; encoded by the coding sequence GTGGATCTCAACCGACTCACCGCTACCGAAGCTGCGCGGCTGATCGCCGCGCGCCGCATCAGCGCCGAAGAGCTCGTCGTTGCGTGTCTCGCGCGAATCGAGGAGCGGGAACCGGTCGTCCGCGCATGGGCGTTCATCGACGCGGACCGGGCCGTGCGGGAGGCGCGGCGCCTCGACAGGCTGAAGCGGCCGCGCGGGCCGCTCCACGGCATTCCCGTGGGCTTGAAGGACATCATCGATACGCGCGGCATGCCGACCGAGTACAACTCGCCGATCTACCGCGATCACCGGCCGCGGCGCGACGCGGAAGTCGTTTCGCGTCTTCGTGCGGCGGGCGCCGTGATATTCGGCAAGACGAAGACGAGCGAGTTCGCCTATCTCGAGCCCGCGAATACCCGAAACCCGCACAATCCGCGGCACACGCCGGGTGGGTCCTCGAGCGGCTCGGTAGCCGGCGTCGCCGATTTCATGATGCCGCTGGCCCTCGGCACGCAGACGGGCGGTTCGACGATCAGACCGGCGTCTTATTGCGGCGTGTTTGCGTTCAAGCCCACTTACCAGCGCGTGCCGGTCACAGGTATCAAGGCGCTGGCGCCCACGTTCGACACCGTCGGCGAGATCGCGCGATCGGTCGAAGATCTGGCGCTCCTCGACTCGGTGCTGTGCGCCCGCGCTGAACCGCGCAACACAACCCGGCGCGGCATCCGCATCGGCTTCTGCCGCACGCCTTTCTGGACACAGACCGAGCGCTCGACGCGAAACGTGCTCGCGAAAACCGCGCGCGCGCTCGCCGCTGCCGGATTCGACATTCAGGATGTCGCTCTGCCGCCCGAGGTCGAGCTCGTGAGCGACGGATTCTATGTCGTCACCGGTGCGGAGGCCGCGTGGGCGCTCGCCCGCGAATTCCGCGACCACCGCGAGCAGCTGAGCCCCGTCGCACGCAGGTTGATCGAGCACGGAGGCAGACTCGACGCCGACGAGGTGCAGCGCGTCCGCGCCGCGACCATGCATTGCGCCCTCGCGGTCGACCGGCTCTTCGACGGCTACGACGCGCTGCTCACACCGGCTGCGCCGGGCGAAGCGGAAAAGGGCAACGCCCTCGGCAACAATGTCTTCAACCGCCTGTGGACCGCGATGCACCTGCCGTGTCTCACGATCCCTGCCGGAACCGGCCCCGCCGGGTTGCCCGTGGGCATCCAGCTCGTCGCGCGCCGCGGCGCCGATCGCACGCTCCTCGGGCTCGGGCAGCGCGTCGCAGCGCTTATTTCGGAACGAGCTTCGGCGGGTCGGCCCCGAACAGCAGATCGGGCAGATAGGTGA